TCAACATTGTGTTCCACATGCTCTCCTCGCCAACGGGTAAACCAACAATGCTCCTTCTCAAAACCATCTCGTCTTCTTGAACgacttcattatttttgtaGGCGTAAAAGACAGCGTGAACGGATTAGAATGTACGGATATCGAGACCGAACGACTTCACATGGATTGCCATTGCTCAGATGAGCATCTCCCCTCTGAAAGTGAAGCCTTGAGCGTGGTGGCCATTGAGCCCGTGGAACTCGAGAGTTTTCTTCATGGCGACAATCGCAAATCCAGACATGAAGCAGATAAGAAGACGAAAGGCATTGCCCGACCAAAGAGGCAAGGctcaatatcatcatcatcgtcgttgtCGGCGTCTAGGTCGTCAACGACGAAGATGTCGACGAATCGGACAATGTCGAGGtcgacacacacacacagagacACTGGTGCTCTTCTGGGCCCAGAAAAAGATGCAGTTTCAAGAATTCGTTTTAATTGGAATTCTGAGTGATAAGCAGGCAAAGACATACGAGTCGAGAGAGAGATTTCCACTCTAGATAATGGACCCCTAAattgttttggtttcaaaggTCGAGCAAATCAGGTTGGCCGCTCCAGATTCGGCTTTATCcgcgaaaattcaaatttctctctctctctctttctctctctctctgtctcctATTCTGGATGGACGGAATTTGAGAATTGTTCCGCTAAAAGGGAAAACGAAAAGCCGGTCCTAGTTTGTATTGTAAACCTGAGCAGTTGGCCTAGCGagatttcaaatgcattggcGGGAATTCTTGAAACTGGTAATTAATCGAACTTCTACCTTTCTGAAACTGCTCGTCGCTGAATCGAAGCCCAACTCATTACCCGGACTTAATTAAGTGGGGCGCGAATAACTTGggcaaaaaagttttgagcaaaCTTTCTTTGTCacaccaaccagccaaccacaaccaccatcACCTCCAACCACCCAGACTGGATCGGATCAAGAGCTCAGGATATGGGAGTGAGCCACCGCGAAGAAACTCGTTTCAACCCAGAATAAATCGAACCCATAAAAGGTATCATTCTGGTCAAAGTGAAATCACGACTCGATTTCGTCAAACGAGATTTGAGTCCTTGTTTAGAGCCTTACAATACGAAAATCACCTTCAAATGCACTTTAACGGCCCCAAAACAATAAGCAAACCattccccctcccctcccccccccNNNNNNNNNNCCGAATACTAACCTTTGACCAGAATGCGGTCATCTTGGTAGTAGTGTCGCAAAGCGGAGAGCCAGTAATGGCAGTGAGTCAATGACACTGGCCGGATTGCATGATAACTTGGCCGACCGCAGCAACGTTGACAACCAAGGCGAAGACGGACACGATCTTCAGACGGACGAGAGGAGCTCTCAACTGAGGTGAGTTGGATATATTTATAGGCTAACGGGGTCATTGAATGCCATGCTTGAGCGCTTATTTTATGACCGATACATGTGTTGGAGTGGATCTGGGCTCAATCCGGGCATTCTCGTTAGGCATTGACACTGTCTCCAAGTCTAAAGCATATGGTAAGATCAGGAGGCTCTTTGTCATTATAGGCAGCACTCATCGGATGCAGATGGGCGGAGGAAATGGcggaaaaatgacaaattaccACTCACTGCCTCATCAGTGACGACGCCAATGGCACCTTTAAGCGTGGCCGACAACGTCGAATACTCTTTGGCGAGCAATTTCCAAGAAACCATCTCACTTTGGAGCAGTCAAGAGACTTCTAAAACCAATTTGACGCTGTCCGAACGAGGACAACTCTCGGCGACATTTGGCAGCGGATCATCCATTCAGATATTTGCCACCAATTCAAGTAGGTTGCTGCCTGCATGGCTTGTACTATTATGACCAACAGCAACGACAATAACCTATGAAGCTGCTCCCTCCTCGGTTTGTCTGTCTCTAGATTCGGTGTTTTTTACCCAACTGCATTTTTGGGGAGAGTTGAACTATTTGCGTTAAAATCGATTCTGGTTCTCTTCTAGTCATTAAAAGTCTATTGTCCTCACCATCTTCACCCACCGATGGCGGCATCCCCTCGACTGTGAACCCATTCTCACGTTTAACGGGCCACAGTGGGCCTATCCGATCATTAAGTTTTTCCCATCATTCCCAAGACTTTTTACTCTCATCCAGTGAAGATAAGAGCATCCAATTGTGGGATGTGGGCGGGGGCGGAAAATCTTTGGGTCAGATCAAACACAAATCCCGATCCGATCGGGGGGAGCGGGTGGCGGTCTTTCCCGACACAGTGGTCAAAACACAATTCTATTTCATGGACCAATTCGTACTTTCCGCCTCAGCCAATAAGCTGTTTATTCACCGACTGGAACTTGAAGAAGTCTCAGCCAGAAGATCGGAATACACCTGTCAACTCTCCCACATCAAGACGCTGGCCATGAGTCAATGCAAATTCATCACTGATTTCACAGCTGTCAATCATTTCTACTCGTATTTGGCCATTTGTGCTTGCTCAGACAAAGGCGTAAGAATTATGGACTTTAATCATCAAGCAATTTGCTTCCAACTCAACCAGGCGCATTCCAGACCGGTTCATCAAGTGTTGATTCCCAGCACCGGTCAGAACACTTTCCTCAGTGTTGCCATCGGAGATGGGGCCAAGCTCTGGGACTTGAGAAACGGCCAGTGTTGCCAACGCATCGATTGgccaaatgtcaaaagaacCAATCCAGGCCTGGATTGGAGCCCGTGTTCAAACTATCTCGCCACTGGAAACGAAGATGGGGTCATGTACATTTCCGACATTCGCCGTCTCAAAGGTTTTGCTGCCAAGATCCACCCCAATATCTCCTCTCCGTCTGCCATTACCGATGCCAAGTTCCACCCTCAGAAACCTATTCTATTTAGTGGGTTTGCCGAGGGTCAATTAGGATATTACAACATGTCTTAGAATAATAACGAAGTGCACAGATGGATCCATCGGGACTCGTCTGTCTGTGGTGGCTTCGTTGGCTTTCCCTTCATCAGAGGGCTCTGCGACAACAACCGTTCCTTCTGGCAACTAGATATTGATCCCATCAGCAGCCACCTGCCACCAGAATGAAGGGGCTTTCGCATTTGGAAGGAAGGGAGCACACTTGCCTTGGGACCGACATCAGGGCTGCCAAGCCTACTCATCTTCCCTGATAGTAGTTAATTGTAACGATTATAAATTCGATGTATGCActataaaaaatcaaaccatacAAACTTGGGTTTGTCTTATTTTGATGGACGTCATG
This DNA window, taken from Tigriopus californicus strain San Diego chromosome 9, Tcal_SD_v2.1, whole genome shotgun sequence, encodes the following:
- the LOC131886276 gene encoding uncharacterized protein LOC131886276 — its product is MVLINAKSREVVSILVFDTIFQGGLLSSLVSSLKLFPLPSISSEHSCQIPIHSLVQTFSGTFWKLDLNIVFHMLSSPTGVKDSVNGLECTDIETERLHMDCHCSDEHLPSESEALSVVAIEPVELESFLHGDNRKSRHEADKKTKGIARPKRQGSISSSSSLSASRSSTTKMSTNRTMSRSTHTHRDTGALLGPEKDAVSRIRFNWNSE